From the genome of Sulfitobacter sp. THAF37:
CGGGCCGAGATCAATGTCAGAAATTCGCTCAGTTTTTTGAGATCACGGCGAGCATTGATGTCGGCTTTGTTCATACGACGAACCTAACGACAGTGCAGCTAAGAAAGAAGTTGAAGTTACCTCGATTCATCAATTTTGATGGGACGGTTTCAAGGTGACCTTCCGCCACCTGCTTTGTAGGATAACCAAACAGGCAACGCATAAATCAAAGGTATTGGGCATGTATCACCCGGGCGGGACGATTGAAAAAGCAGTCAATGAAATCTCCAAGAACAACTATGTTCTACCCGCCATCCAACGTGAGTTCGTGTGGCGTCCGGAACAAATCGAGCGCCTTTTTGATAGCTTGATGCAAGGCTACCCATTTGGGGCCTTCCTCTTCTGGAAGGTTCAGCCAGAAACAGCAACTGAATTTCAGTTTTACGATTTCGTCAGAAATTACAACGAATTCAAAGGCGTACACAGCCCAAAGGTAGAGGTTCCTAAGGGCCTAGGAGTAACCGCCGTACTTGACGGACAACAACGCCTCACTGCTCTGAATATTGGTCTACGCGGGTCGATGCGATTGAAGCTCAAGGGAAAGCACAAGAAAAACCCGGAGGCTTACCCGGTACGGTACCTATACATCAACCTACTGCATGACGGCAGCGAGACTGAAAACGGGGTTTTCTACGAGTTTAAATTCTTGGAGCCTCAAGCGGCTGAAAATGATCAGGAAAAATGCTGGTTTCAGGTCGGAAAAATTCTGGATTTTTCCAGTCTGGCTGCGATCCCCGATCTTGTTGAAGAAGAATACGATTTCGACAAGGAACAGAGGAAAACTGCCCGAACCACTCTTAATCGCCTCTTTGAGGTAATTCGCTCTAACCCGAATGTGGCATACTACGAGGAAGCCTCTCAAGAGCTGAACCGTGTTCTCAACATTTTCATCCGCCTCAACTCTGGTGGAACGATTTTGAGTTACTCTGACTTGCTGCTTTCCATCGCCGTTGCCCAATGGACAGAACTGGATGCGAGAGAAGAGATTCATTCATTGGTGGATACGCTGAATGACATAGGCGCTGGTTTCAACTTCAGCCATGACTTTGTCCTTAAGGCTGGTCTGATGCTATCAGACATCGCCAGCGTCGGCTTCAAAGTTGATAACTTTTCCAAGAAAAATATGGCGCTTCTGCAGGACAACTGGCCAGCAATTCGATCTGCCCTCACTCGCACCGTTCAACTGGCATCAAGCTTTGGGCTGTCTGGAGCCAATCTCCGAGCTGAAAGCTCACTACTTCCGATTGCTTACTTCCTGTACAAAATTGAAAGCCCAGAGGGCTTTGAAATCAAAGGTAAATATAAGAAGGATCGTGCTGCCATACGGGGCTGGTTGTTCCGCTCCCTGCTGAAACCATCTGGTATCTGGGGCAGCGGTCTAGATACCCTGTTGACCGCGTTGCGCGATGTACTGAAGAAAACGCCCGACACGGCATTTCCCTCCACCGCTCTTGCCTCCGTCATGTCTAAACGAGGCAAACAGCTCTCGTTCAGCGATGATGAAGTGTATGAATTGCTAGACATGAGCTATGGCGACAAGCGGACTTTCTTGCTGCTTTCAATGCTCTTCCCTCACGTCGATTTAAACAACCAGTTCCATGTAGATCATGTCTTCCCAATTTCGCGCTTTACACCAAGCAAGCTGACGAAGGGCGGCTTCCCTGATGAAATTCAAGAAGAAATGAAGGATTGGGCAAACACAGTGGCAAACCTTCAACTTTTGGAAGGCCAGCTCAACAAAGAAAAAAATGCCACTCTTCCCAAGGCTTGGCTGAAGGAAAACTTCGAGAGCAAGAAGGCCAGGGCCAATTATTGCGATCTGCACTCTCTGGGTGACGTTCCCGACGATCTTGACGGGTTCATAGACTTCGCCAAGGCAAGATATGAACGGCTTTTTGAGGACCTCTACGTCGAACTTGGGTCTTCAAAAACCACATAGCGCAAGGAAACCCTGTATCCTGCCACACTCGAAACCCCGCCACGTACTTGGGCATCCAATGCCCGTCCGCGCGAAGCGCCGGGCCTGTTGGCGGGTGGCCTTCAGGTTGCCCGCCGACAGGTCATCCTGAAACCGCCACCACCTGGATCACACCACAACACAAAAAGGCCCCCGCCTGCCGACGGGGGCCTCGATCATTGCAGCGGTGCGGGGTCTTACTCGGCGGCCATCCGGTCGCTCCGGGCGGTGCGCTCCATGATGTAATCCACCGCCTTCTGCGCCTCTGACGCGGCGCGGAAAATCGCGCGGCTGTCTTCCTTCATTGCTTCAAGCCACCCTTCGACATAAGCGGCGCTCTGGTCGAACTCAGGCTCCACCCCGATCTGCGCGCAAAGCATGCAGTTGCCAATCTCCGCGACCAGCTCCTCGAATGCATAGGCCTTCCGGTCATTGAACCGGCCCAAACGGTCCAGCCGCTTTGTCGCGCCTGTCCAGTGGATTGTCTCGTGGGCCAAGGTGCCAAAATACCCAGCTGCCCGATAAAACGTAGCAATCGGCGGCATGTGGATGCGGTCGGTCTTGATGTTGTAGTAGGCGCGCGGCTCCTCGGTCACGTCGATCTTCGCACCTGTCGCGGCAAAGAACGCCTCCAGCTCGGGGTCGGCCTCAGTCCCAAGATCGCGCGGCGGATCGGGCAAGATGTAAAATTCAGCGGGCAAGCCCTCGATCTGGTCGGCGTTGAACACGCGGTAGGCCTTGGCATAGGGGATCTGGCGTTCCTCGCCGTTTTCGTCCTCGCGCTCGACGGTGCCGTATTTCACCACGATTGCGGATTTTTCGCCCTTGCGGACATGGCCCCCAAGCTGCTTGGCCTGATTAAACGTCATCCAGCGGGCTGAACTGTAGTCCTTGGCCATTGCCGTTGCCCAGAGCATCAGGATGTTGATCCCCCGATAAGCCTCGCCGTTGAACCGTTCCGGCAGGCTGACCCCTGCCCCTCCGCCAGTCCACGGCTTGCGCCAGGGCGGCGTCCCCGCCTCGATCTGCGCGATGATCTGATTGGTGACATGGGTATAAACGTCAAACTTCTCTGCGGTCATTTGTGACCCTCCTTCGTGTGACGCGGGCCGGGTCTCTTTCCCTTTCCGCCGATGGGCGGGCCTTCCTGTTCTGATCTTTGGAATGCCCATGCATTCCAAAGGGCAGAGCAGGTAAGGGCAAAGCCCGTCCTGCGGCCCGGCGGGGCCGTGACAACCGGGTGGAGGTCGTGAATTTGGGAGGGAACCGCGCGCCTGCGCGTGGGAGGAACCGGAATTCTCGACCAGAACCGACGCCAAAGGCGGCGCTTGCCGGTTTTCTCGGACCTGCCGGGATGGCAGGCGGATCGACAAGTTTGGGAAACTGTCAGGGTTGGGGTGAGCGGGCGTCAGCCCGTCGATCCCCTGCCCTGTCTATCGCTCAAAGCGAGACCGGCACCTTGCCGGGATCACTCAACTCCATCGAGCCATATTCACCACAATAATATACGATTGCGGATTTGGATGGTTTCAGGCACAAGACAACCACCATTGTTTCTGTTGATGTG
Proteins encoded in this window:
- a CDS encoding DUF262 domain-containing protein, which produces MYHPGGTIEKAVNEISKNNYVLPAIQREFVWRPEQIERLFDSLMQGYPFGAFLFWKVQPETATEFQFYDFVRNYNEFKGVHSPKVEVPKGLGVTAVLDGQQRLTALNIGLRGSMRLKLKGKHKKNPEAYPVRYLYINLLHDGSETENGVFYEFKFLEPQAAENDQEKCWFQVGKILDFSSLAAIPDLVEEEYDFDKEQRKTARTTLNRLFEVIRSNPNVAYYEEASQELNRVLNIFIRLNSGGTILSYSDLLLSIAVAQWTELDAREEIHSLVDTLNDIGAGFNFSHDFVLKAGLMLSDIASVGFKVDNFSKKNMALLQDNWPAIRSALTRTVQLASSFGLSGANLRAESSLLPIAYFLYKIESPEGFEIKGKYKKDRAAIRGWLFRSLLKPSGIWGSGLDTLLTALRDVLKKTPDTAFPSTALASVMSKRGKQLSFSDDEVYELLDMSYGDKRTFLLLSMLFPHVDLNNQFHVDHVFPISRFTPSKLTKGGFPDEIQEEMKDWANTVANLQLLEGQLNKEKNATLPKAWLKENFESKKARANYCDLHSLGDVPDDLDGFIDFAKARYERLFEDLYVELGSSKTT
- a CDS encoding ArdC family protein → MTAEKFDVYTHVTNQIIAQIEAGTPPWRKPWTGGGAGVSLPERFNGEAYRGINILMLWATAMAKDYSSARWMTFNQAKQLGGHVRKGEKSAIVVKYGTVEREDENGEERQIPYAKAYRVFNADQIEGLPAEFYILPDPPRDLGTEADPELEAFFAATGAKIDVTEEPRAYYNIKTDRIHMPPIATFYRAAGYFGTLAHETIHWTGATKRLDRLGRFNDRKAYAFEELVAEIGNCMLCAQIGVEPEFDQSAAYVEGWLEAMKEDSRAIFRAASEAQKAVDYIMERTARSDRMAAE